A portion of the Leptospira kanakyensis genome contains these proteins:
- a CDS encoding tRNA dihydrouridine synthase, protein MITIGGVTIKGDVVLSPMAGISDSPYRQITRRFGSAFAYTEFVSTEQLLMGNTKSLDMFRYLETERPIFFQIFGSDLETVVNASEIAASKKPDVIDLNMGCSVAKVSHHGSGAGLLRNVRLAGAMVEGIRKKTNLPVTAKIRLGWDSNSLNYLETVKVLEGSGVSAISVHGRTKAMAYTGFADWNAIGEIKSKANVPIFGNGDVASFSEALSKKKAFGVDLVLIGRKAIGNPWIFSERTKEEVSWLEIKEVILEHLNLMLNFYPSEDDYALILFRKHFIRYIENTGFPEETKRELLAITNVNQFIDRLESVQMDSKFLETSEIKNENINCETFVSLA, encoded by the coding sequence ATGATTACCATCGGGGGAGTGACTATCAAAGGTGATGTTGTTCTTTCTCCGATGGCTGGTATTTCTGACAGTCCCTATAGACAAATCACAAGAAGATTTGGTTCGGCTTTTGCTTATACGGAGTTTGTATCCACTGAGCAGCTGTTAATGGGAAATACAAAGTCATTAGATATGTTTCGTTATTTAGAAACAGAACGGCCAATTTTTTTTCAAATTTTTGGATCAGATTTAGAAACAGTAGTCAATGCCTCAGAAATTGCGGCCTCAAAAAAACCCGATGTGATTGATTTAAATATGGGATGTTCCGTTGCCAAAGTTTCGCACCACGGCTCGGGTGCCGGGCTTTTAAGAAATGTTCGTTTGGCTGGGGCTATGGTTGAAGGAATTCGGAAAAAAACAAACCTACCCGTCACTGCAAAGATTCGTCTTGGTTGGGATTCTAATTCCTTAAATTATTTAGAAACAGTCAAAGTATTAGAAGGTTCGGGTGTATCTGCCATTTCTGTTCACGGAAGGACAAAGGCCATGGCTTATACTGGTTTTGCTGATTGGAATGCCATTGGTGAAATTAAATCCAAAGCAAATGTTCCCATTTTCGGAAATGGTGACGTAGCCAGTTTTTCAGAAGCGTTGAGTAAGAAAAAGGCTTTTGGAGTGGATCTTGTTCTAATTGGGCGCAAGGCCATTGGAAATCCTTGGATCTTTTCTGAGAGAACAAAGGAAGAAGTAAGTTGGTTAGAAATCAAAGAAGTTATCTTGGAACATTTAAATTTAATGTTAAATTTTTATCCTTCCGAAGATGATTACGCTTTGATACTTTTTAGAAAACATTTTATACGATATATAGAAAATACTGGTTTCCCAGAGGAAACAAAAAGAGAACTTTTAGCAATCACAAATGTGAATCAATTTATAGATAGATTAGAGTCCGTGCAAATGGATTCTAAGTTTTTGGAAACAAGCGAAATAAAAAACGAGAATATCAACTGTGAAACGTTTGTTAGTCTCGCATAA
- a CDS encoding PilZ domain-containing protein, with protein sequence MADSKQSIFSDSYSKYGGAKQKRKDARVKLDVPCTVELIKSKNSAVTGHLSDLGTGGLAFQTTAIFYEGDQVRIQFSLHQNPLEIIGTVHRTAGKTTSVIFQPLAAAEHKIVQEFIHKHYFDPKLKK encoded by the coding sequence ATGGCAGATTCGAAACAATCAATATTTTCTGATAGTTATAGTAAGTATGGTGGAGCAAAACAAAAACGTAAAGATGCAAGGGTAAAGTTAGACGTACCTTGTACTGTAGAACTTATCAAATCGAAAAATTCTGCAGTCACTGGACATCTTTCTGATTTGGGAACGGGGGGACTTGCTTTTCAAACCACCGCTATCTTTTACGAAGGGGATCAGGTAAGGATTCAGTTTTCCCTCCATCAAAATCCATTAGAGATAATTGGAACGGTGCACAGAACTGCAGGAAAAACAACTTCGGTGATTTTCCAACCTTTGGCAGCAGCGGAACATAAAATTGTTCAGGAATTCATTCATAAACATTACTTTGATCCAAAACTAAAAAAGTAA
- a CDS encoding lipoprotein LipL21, whose amino-acid sequence MKKSLIVCASLIAFVVSCGSNDGGRRDATTVGKNGWIFEGWACAPDAAAAKRGESPAEYCKGKEKEYDYLYMKFSARASDKAIKANSVAMKQSTCREAARLQVAGDGLKKILGEYLEQASGVSDGQSTGSVIVSESKGIIKGVGVYDCCSLNNETGICANVGEPETWEECQCVGYLRYAGGQKALEAKATAAQ is encoded by the coding sequence ATGAAGAAATCGCTTATCGTATGTGCCTCTCTAATCGCATTTGTTGTATCTTGCGGATCCAATGATGGAGGCAGAAGAGACGCTACGACCGTAGGTAAAAATGGTTGGATTTTTGAAGGTTGGGCTTGTGCACCTGATGCAGCTGCTGCAAAACGTGGTGAAAGCCCTGCTGAGTATTGCAAAGGGAAAGAAAAAGAATACGATTATCTTTACATGAAATTTTCTGCACGTGCTTCTGACAAAGCTATCAAAGCTAACTCGGTTGCAATGAAACAATCCACTTGCCGTGAAGCAGCTCGTCTTCAAGTTGCTGGTGATGGTTTGAAAAAAATCTTAGGTGAATACTTAGAACAAGCATCTGGTGTATCTGATGGTCAATCCACAGGTTCCGTAATTGTTTCTGAATCAAAAGGTATCATCAAAGGTGTTGGAGTTTATGACTGCTGTTCACTTAACAACGAAACAGGAATTTGCGCAAATGTTGGCGAACCTGAAACTTGGGAAGAATGTCAGTGTGTTGGATACTTGCGTTATGCGGGTGGACAAAAAGCTCTTGAAGCAAAGGCAACTGCAGCTCAGTAA